The DNA sequence AACCGCTGGTGGACCGCTACGGCCGCTGGGCCACGCTGGAATGGCGGGATGTGGAGAAACTCGACCATATATTCGGCAAATATGGCCAGATCGTCGTCTTCGTATTCCGCTTCCTCCCCGCCTTCCGGACCATGATCTCGCTCCCGGCGGGCCTGTTTCGCATGGGACATGGCAAATTCCTCGCCTGGACAGCGGGCGGCGCGCTGGTCTGGAACATCATCCTTGCCTATGCGGGCTACATCCTCGGCCAGAATTTCCGCGACATCGACAAATATGTCGGCCCCGCCGCGACGGCGTGCGTGGTCGGGGCAATCGCGCTCTACCTCTGGCGCTTGGCAACCTGGAAGCCGAGGGGCTGACACTTGCCTGTTCCCCCTCCCGCAGGCGGGAGGGGGCTAGGGGGTGGGCTGGCGCAACGTCAAAGCTTTTCTACAACGGCACAGCCGGAGGCTCGCTCCGCTCGCGCCCACCCCTAACCCCTCCCGTTTACGGGAGGGGAACAGGTCCCGCGCCCCCCTCAAGCCCGAGGATGCGCATTCCGATAAACATCCAGCAAATGCGCCGCATCCACCTGCGTATAAATCTGCGTCGATGATAGGCTCGCATGCCCCAGCAGCTCCTGCAACGACCGCAAGTCCGCCCCGCGCCCCAGCAAATGCGTCGCAAAGCTATGCCGCAAAGCATGCGGCGTCGTCCGATCCGACAGCCCCAGCCTTCCCCGCGCACCCTGCACCGCGCGCCGGATCAAAGCCGCCGACAACGGACCACCCCGCGCGCCCCGGAACAGCACTTCATCCCGCTCCACAGGATAAGGACAAACCGCCACATAAGCCTCGATCGCCGCCCGTACCTGCGGCAGCAGCGGCACGATCCGGGTCTTGCCCCGCTTGCCCGTCACCCGCAGCGTGTCGCCCAGCGGCAGCACATCGCCCATCAACCCCATCGCCTCGCCGATCCGCAGCCCCGCGCCGTACAGCAGCAGCAGCACCGCCCAGTCCCGCGCGCCGATCCATCCTTCCCGCGCCGTCTCCGCAATCTCTCCCGCCAGCGCCACCGCCTCGTCAGGCGAGATCGGCCGGGGCAAACCCCGCTTCACCTTCGGCCCTTTCAGCAGCGGCACCCGCGCATCCTCGCCACCGACGAACCTCAGGAAACCGCGCACCGCCGACAATTCCCGAGCCGCCGATCCATTGCCGATCCCGTCCATCCGCCGCGCCGTCAGGAACGCGCGCAGGTCCGCCTGATCCACCCGCGCCAAGCCCGCCGCCGTCACCGCTTCCCCGCGATGCTCTGTCAGGAAAGCGATCAACCGCTCCGCCGTCGCCATATAGGCGCGCACCGTATGCGTCGAACGCCGTCGGTCCAGTGCCAGATGCTGCCGCCATGCTTCTACCAGGTTCTGCAACACCCAACTCCTTACCGCCGTTCGCTTCGAGCGAAGTCGAGAAGCGGAAGTGCGCCACATGTCTCGACTTCGCTCGACACGAACGGAGGGCTTGTGATGGCAATCCTACCGTACACGTCCGCCAAACGGAATCCCCCCCGATCAACCGGCCCTTGAAAATCCCGGCCAGATAGGCACATGAGGCGCATGGCAACCGCACCTGACATGGCCGACATGCCCACGGGCACGCTGCTGCAAATCTCGCCGCGCATCGGCCGTGTTCTTGCGCCCAATCCCTCGCCCTTCACCTATACGGGCACCCAGACCTATCTGGTCGGGTCAGAGGACGTGGCGGTGATCGATCCCGGCCCCGCCGATCCCGATCATCTCGCCGCGCTACTCGCCGCGATCGCAGACCGCCCCGTGCGCGCCATCCTGTGTACCCATACCCATCGCGACCACAGCCCTGCCGCCGCGCCGCTCTCGGCACAGACTGGCGCGCCCATCATCGGCTGCGCGCCGCTGGTGCTGGACGATGACGGCCCGCGCGCCGACGCCGCCTTCGACCCTTCCTATACGCCCGACCGCATCCTTGCCGATGGCGAACAGGTAGCGGGCGAGGGCTGGACGCTCGAAGCCGTCGCCACGCCCGGCCACACCTCGAACCATCTCTGCTTCGCTTTGGTGGAGGAAAATGCCCTCTTCACCGGCGATCATGTCATGGGCTGGTCCACCAGCGTCATCTCGCCCCCAGACGGCGACATGGCTGACTATATGCGATCGATGCAGCGGCTGCTCGATCGGGAGGATGTGATCTATTATCCCGCCCATGGCGATCCGGTTCCCAATCCGCGTCGTCTGGTGCGCGGCATGATGGGCCATCGCAAGCAGCGGGAAGGGCAGATCATGCGCTTCCTTGAGCGCAACGGCGCATCCGAAATCCCGGCGATGGTGGCGGAGATGTACAAGGGCATCGATCCGCGCCTTCATCCTGCCGCCGGGCGTTCGGTCCTTGCCCACCTCATTGACCTCGACGGCCGGGGCGTGGCGGAGGTGGCAGGGGATGGCCGCTGGCAACTGCGCTAGCGGGAAACAGTTACTGGCCAACCGTCGCGCCGCCCGCTAGTGGCGCGTTCAAAGGCCGTGAGGAGTTAGGGACATGAACGCCATCACCGGAATCCCGCAGGGGACCGACCTTCGCGCGGAGATCGACCGCCTGCGCAAGGAACGCAACGCCGTCATCCTCGGCCATTATTATCAAAAGCCCGAAATTCAGGACCTGTCCGACTTCGTCGGCGACAGCCTGGAACTCTCGCGCAAGGCGGCGGAAACGGACGCCGACGTCATCGCGTTCTGCGGCGTGCGCTTCATGGCCGAGACCGCCAAGATTCTAAGCCCCGAAAAGATCGTCGTCCTGCCCGACATGGACGCCGGCTGTTCGCTAGAAGACAGCTGCCCGCCCGCCCAGTTCAAGGCGTTCCGCGAGGCCCATCCCGATCACATCGCCTTGAGCTACATCAATTGCTCGGCCGAGGTGAAGGCGCTGTCCGACATCATCGTCACCAGCTCTTCGGCGGAAACCATCCTCTCCCAGATCCCGCGCGAGCAGAAGATCATCTTCGGCCCCGACAAGCATCTCGGCGGCTACCTGAAGCGCAAGTTCAACCGCGACATGCTGCTATGGCCGGGCGTCTGCATCGTCCACGAAGCGTTCAGCGAGACGGAACTGTTGAAGCTCAAGGCCCAGCATCCCGACGCCCCCATCGCCGCGCACCCGGAATGCCCGCCCTATATCGTCGATCATGCCGATTATGTGGGGTCCACCAGCGGCATCCTGCAATATGCCAAGACGATGACCGGCGACACGCTGATCGTCGCGACCGAACCGCACATCATCCACCAGATGCGCAAGGCGGTGCCGGAAAAGAACTTCATCGGCGCCCCCGGCGCGGACGGCAACTGCAACTGCAACGTCTGCCCCTATATGGCGCTCAACACGATGGAAAAGCTGTACCTGTCGCTCCGCGACCTCCAGCCCCGCATCGAAATGGAGGAGGGCCTCCGCCTCGCCGCGAAGAAGAGCCTCGACCGCATGCTGGAACTCGCCAGCGGCACGGTAGGGAAGGGCGATGTGGGTAATCGCTGAGTCGCCCACCTCAATGACCAGATAATCTCCGTTCGGGCTGAGCTTGTCGAAGCCCCCTCCTTCTTCTTAAGGAAGTAGAGCCCTTCGACAGGCTCAGGGCGAACGGATGTTCAATATGGATGCGAAGGAGCGCCCATGACCTTCACCTTGCCCGGCTTCGACCTCGATGCCTTCATCGCCTCCACCCTCGCCGAAGACCTCGGCCCCGAAGGCCGCGACGTCACCAGCGAAGCAGTCATCCCCGCCGACGCGATCTTCGAAGGCGTGATGGACAGCCGCGACGCAGTCACGCTAGCTGGCCTCCCCATCGCCGCAGCCTTCTTCCGCGCGCTCGACCCGGACGTCGAGATCGAACTGCTCCGCCAAGATGGCGACCGCGTCGCGCCAGGCACTGACATCATGCGCATCCGGGGCAAGGCACGCGCGATGCTGACGGCGGAGCGCTCCGCGCTCAACACCGTCCAGCATCTGACCGGCATCGCCACCATGACCCGCGCCTATGTCGATGCGATCATGGGCACCGGCGCGACCCTGCTCGACACGCGCAAGACGATCCCCGGCCTGCGCGTCCTCGAAAAATATGCGACGCGTCAGGGCGGCGCGACCAATCACCGCATGGGCCTGTGGGACGCGGCGATGATCAAGGACAATCATGTCGCCGTCGCAGGCTCGGTAGAGGAAGCCGTCCGCCGCGCCGCCGCCGCCGGGATCGAAAGCATCATCGTCGAGGTGGACCGCGTCGACCAGATCGAACCCGCGCTCGCCGCCGGGGCAACCCACCTGTTGCTAGACAATATGGACGCGCCCACCCTGCGCGGCGCGGTCACATTGGTCGGCGGCCGCGTACCGACCGAGGCGTCAGGCGGCGTCACCCTCCAGACCATCCGCGCCAAGGCCGAAACCGGCGTAACCTACATCAGCGTCGGTCGCCTCACCCAGTCCGCCCCCGCCGCCGACATCGGCCTGGACTTCGCGTTCGCCTGAAGGCCTTAACCCTCGATCGTCACCGTCGAAGGATGGTGTTTGTCCAGATGCCGACGGATGATCCGCAAATTCTTCGTGTTGGACTTGAACAGAAAGTCGAACACGTCACCGGCGAACGGAATCGCCCCCACGACCGTGTCGAACCCCACATTGGCCGCCATCCGCGTCAGCTGCCATTTCGACATGCCCAGATTCCGCGCTTCCCATACGATCCAGGCGCCCATGGCCGCAGTCGCCAAATCGCCCACCACCGGGATAAGGCCGACCAGACTGTCCAGCCCCACGCGCCGGTTCGTGCCGGGAATGACGAACACCCCTTCCAGCACCGCCTCCATCGCCTCGATCCGCCGCCGCACCGAAGCGGGGTCGCGGCCAAAGCCCGGCAGGTCACGTACCACACGGTCAAACTGGTCTTGCGATAACGCCATGCTGTTCCTCCTGCCCCTTAATTGGGGCTGCGGAACAGATGGTTCAATGGATGCCGCGCGCGGGGCGAAGGCATGAATCCGGTCAGCCGCCGCGACACCAGCGACCATCGCACCGGCGCGCCCAAGGCAATATAGCCGTTATGCGCCTGCATCAGCGCCTCGGCCTGCGCCACCCGCGCCATCCGCTCCGCCGCGCTGCCCGCCATGCTCGCCGCCCGCAACTGTGCATCGGCCTCCTCCGAACAATGCACCTTGCGCGCACACCCGGCGCGGCCGAGATACCAGAGCACGCTATCATAAGCGGCAACTTCATCGATCAACCGCAGGTCGGCATCATCCTTCATGCCCACCCGCTCGACCCGCAATCCGATCAACGCCAGGTCATGGCGGACGAGCGCGAACAGGCTCGTCGCCCCCGGCCCCTCTGGTAAAGCCACGCGCAGCACCGGAGCGTCACCATTGTCGCTGCGCCACCGTGTGATGACCGCACTGGCCGCCGCCCGCCGGTCCTCCAACGGCATCGCTGTCCAATCCGGCGCGGTCGGCGGCCGTGGCAGGTCCAGCTGCGCAGGCACGATCTGGTCGGTGATGGCCCACCCGCCCAGCGGAAACAATATGGGCAACTGGCTGCGATCGATCGCCATGTTGATCGCCCGCCGCACGCCGTCATCGTCCAGCAGCTTGCCCTTGCCCGTCACGGCAAATCCCAAAAGGCCCTGCACCGGGTCGATCCGCACCGCATCGCGATCGACCCCGGCCGGCACCAGCAGCGGCAGGTCGGCGAACCGCCCGCCCAGCACCGCCGCTGCCTTGCCCTCACGAAAACGGATGATCGCCAGCGCGGCCCTGTCCGCGCGCAATATGCGTGTTTCCCACGCCGCCGCCTTCGCCTCATCCCCATCGTCATCCTTGGGCGCCTTGTCGACCGGCGTCAGCGTCAGCGCCTTGCCCCATGCCTCGCGCCGGTAAGGCCCGGTGCCGCCCTGCCGCGACAACAGCGCCATTTGCGGCTGTGCCAGCATCTGCAACAAATAGGGACGGGGATAGGCAAGGCGAATCTCGATCACCTCGCCGGTCATCGGCACGACCGCCTCCACCGCGTCCAGCGGCCCGTCCGGGTCCAGCCGCCGCAACGTCTCGATCCGCGCCATCAGCAGCCGCGCGACATCCTTCGCCGTCACCTTCGTCCCATCGGCCCACTGCGCGCGCCGCAGGCGAAAGATATAGCTGCGCCCGTCCTCCTCGACGATCCAGCGCTGGGCGAGCGCGGGCAGTATCTCTCCACCCGCATCAAAGGCGACCAACCCCTGCGCGGTGGCCTCCAGAATCAGCTTGGCGCCCGGATTGGGCAGGTTTTCGATAGGTTTGGCGAAGTCAGCGGGTGATCCGATCACGCTCACCACCACCGGCCCGCTCGCCTCCTGCGAACAGCCCGCGATCATCGCGGCCGCGCCCAGAAGGACAGCCATCGATCGAAGCAGGGGAGCAGCCACGGTCATGCGTATGACAGGCTTAGGGTTTATGAGGCTCAAGTTGAAGCTTTTTAGAGCGTGATCGTCTTACATGAAAGCATCGGCGTTAAGGTTGATTTTCCGTCACCCCGGGCTCGACCCGGGGTCCCGCTGCCTCAGCAGCGTCAGAAAAGAAGCGGGACCCCGGATCAAGTCCGGGGTGACGATGACTCAAACATCACCATGCTCCCGGTGAATAAAAACGGGCCGTTTCCGCAGGGCGGGCGAGGGGCAGGGTGATCGGACCTGTCCCGGAACAGGATTTCATTAACCACGACTCCACATTGGCCGCCCTTTCCCAACCGTCTATGTCTTTAGATATGCGTATCCTTTCGACGATCCTGCTCGTGTCCGCCGCCGCTGGCGCCGCTGCCCTGGCACAGGGGATGCCGACGCCTTTCACCGTGGTCGAAAGCGGACGCGGCTACACCTCACTGAAAGATGCGGTGGCCGCGATCGGCAATGGCAAGGGCACGGTCCTGATCGCGCCCGGCACCTATGCGCAATGCGCGGTGCAGCAGGGCGGGGACGTCGCCTTCCGCGCCCAGACGCCGGGCAGCGTCATCCTCGATGGCATGCCATGTGAAGGCAAGGCGGCACTGGTCCTGCGCGGCCGGTCCAGCAGCGTGGATGGCATCGTGTTCCAGAATCTGCGCGTGCCCGATGGCAATGGCGCGGGCATTCGGCTGGAGGGCGGCAACCTCACCGTCACCAACAGCCTCTTTCGCAATAGCGAAGAAGGGATTTTGAGCGGCGACTCGCCGGGCAACAGCGTCACGATCGACAAATCCACCTTCCGCCATCTCGGCCGGTGCGATCGCGATCTGGACTGTGCCCATGGCATCTATA is a window from the Sphingobium sp. Cam5-1 genome containing:
- a CDS encoding DedA family protein is translated as MTDWVLHLIDAGGYWGIFALMVLENVFPPIPSELIMGIGGIRVGQGRMAMEWLLLAGTIGTTVGNYFWYLIGHILGFARLKPLVDRYGRWATLEWRDVEKLDHIFGKYGQIVVFVFRFLPAFRTMISLPAGLFRMGHGKFLAWTAGGALVWNIILAYAGYILGQNFRDIDKYVGPAATACVVGAIALYLWRLATWKPRG
- a CDS encoding tyrosine recombinase XerC produces the protein MQNLVEAWRQHLALDRRRSTHTVRAYMATAERLIAFLTEHRGEAVTAAGLARVDQADLRAFLTARRMDGIGNGSAARELSAVRGFLRFVGGEDARVPLLKGPKVKRGLPRPISPDEAVALAGEIAETAREGWIGARDWAVLLLLYGAGLRIGEAMGLMGDVLPLGDTLRVTGKRGKTRIVPLLPQVRAAIEAYVAVCPYPVERDEVLFRGARGGPLSAALIRRAVQGARGRLGLSDRTTPHALRHSFATHLLGRGADLRSLQELLGHASLSSTQIYTQVDAAHLLDVYRNAHPRA
- a CDS encoding MBL fold metallo-hydrolase is translated as MATAPDMADMPTGTLLQISPRIGRVLAPNPSPFTYTGTQTYLVGSEDVAVIDPGPADPDHLAALLAAIADRPVRAILCTHTHRDHSPAAAPLSAQTGAPIIGCAPLVLDDDGPRADAAFDPSYTPDRILADGEQVAGEGWTLEAVATPGHTSNHLCFALVEENALFTGDHVMGWSTSVISPPDGDMADYMRSMQRLLDREDVIYYPAHGDPVPNPRRLVRGMMGHRKQREGQIMRFLERNGASEIPAMVAEMYKGIDPRLHPAAGRSVLAHLIDLDGRGVAEVAGDGRWQLR
- the nadA gene encoding quinolinate synthase NadA, with amino-acid sequence MNAITGIPQGTDLRAEIDRLRKERNAVILGHYYQKPEIQDLSDFVGDSLELSRKAAETDADVIAFCGVRFMAETAKILSPEKIVVLPDMDAGCSLEDSCPPAQFKAFREAHPDHIALSYINCSAEVKALSDIIVTSSSAETILSQIPREQKIIFGPDKHLGGYLKRKFNRDMLLWPGVCIVHEAFSETELLKLKAQHPDAPIAAHPECPPYIVDHADYVGSTSGILQYAKTMTGDTLIVATEPHIIHQMRKAVPEKNFIGAPGADGNCNCNVCPYMALNTMEKLYLSLRDLQPRIEMEEGLRLAAKKSLDRMLELASGTVGKGDVGNR
- the nadC gene encoding carboxylating nicotinate-nucleotide diphosphorylase; this translates as MTFTLPGFDLDAFIASTLAEDLGPEGRDVTSEAVIPADAIFEGVMDSRDAVTLAGLPIAAAFFRALDPDVEIELLRQDGDRVAPGTDIMRIRGKARAMLTAERSALNTVQHLTGIATMTRAYVDAIMGTGATLLDTRKTIPGLRVLEKYATRQGGATNHRMGLWDAAMIKDNHVAVAGSVEEAVRRAAAAGIESIIVEVDRVDQIEPALAAGATHLLLDNMDAPTLRGAVTLVGGRVPTEASGGVTLQTIRAKAETGVTYISVGRLTQSAPAADIGLDFAFA
- a CDS encoding DUF4112 domain-containing protein is translated as MALSQDQFDRVVRDLPGFGRDPASVRRRIEAMEAVLEGVFVIPGTNRRVGLDSLVGLIPVVGDLATAAMGAWIVWEARNLGMSKWQLTRMAANVGFDTVVGAIPFAGDVFDFLFKSNTKNLRIIRRHLDKHHPSTVTIEG
- a CDS encoding ABC transporter substrate-binding protein, whose amino-acid sequence is MTVAAPLLRSMAVLLGAAAMIAGCSQEASGPVVVSVIGSPADFAKPIENLPNPGAKLILEATAQGLVAFDAGGEILPALAQRWIVEEDGRSYIFRLRRAQWADGTKVTAKDVARLLMARIETLRRLDPDGPLDAVEAVVPMTGEVIEIRLAYPRPYLLQMLAQPQMALLSRQGGTGPYRREAWGKALTLTPVDKAPKDDDGDEAKAAAWETRILRADRAALAIIRFREGKAAAVLGGRFADLPLLVPAGVDRDAVRIDPVQGLLGFAVTGKGKLLDDDGVRRAINMAIDRSQLPILFPLGGWAITDQIVPAQLDLPRPPTAPDWTAMPLEDRRAAASAVITRWRSDNGDAPVLRVALPEGPGATSLFALVRHDLALIGLRVERVGMKDDADLRLIDEVAAYDSVLWYLGRAGCARKVHCSEEADAQLRAASMAGSAAERMARVAQAEALMQAHNGYIALGAPVRWSLVSRRLTGFMPSPRARHPLNHLFRSPN
- a CDS encoding right-handed parallel beta-helix repeat-containing protein, which codes for MRILSTILLVSAAAGAAALAQGMPTPFTVVESGRGYTSLKDAVAAIGNGKGTVLIAPGTYAQCAVQQGGDVAFRAQTPGSVILDGMPCEGKAALVLRGRSSSVDGIVFQNLRVPDGNGAGIRLEGGNLTVTNSLFRNSEEGILSGDSPGNSVTIDKSTFRHLGRCDRDLDCAHGIYIGRYGKLTVTRSRFDQGDGGHYLKTRTPRVTITGNSFDDSHGRLTNYMIDLSNGASGEISGNEMVQGRDKDNYSAFITVAPEGREHDSSGLSIAGNSASFVPGLQRNSSFVANFTDDAVKIGANRLGAGIKVTDRR